The Pseudomonadota bacterium genome contains the following window.
GCGCACGCGCTTCTTCCAGGCTCGTTGCGATGTCCGCAGCGCACGCACTGAACGCGGTTGGCGCGCTCCATGGCTTCGCGCAGCGCCGTCTGGTATTGCTCGGCACGCTGGCGTATCTCGCTCATTCGCGCCTCGGCTTCGATCATCGACGCAAGGTTGACGAGCAGGGCTTCACCGTCGACGGGCTCGGCGCGCGCCGCGGTGAGCAGGCCTTCGATAGCGCCGTGCAGCGCCGCCACGGTTTCGGCGGTGGTGTCTCGCCAGGTGCGAGCGGCATCATCGCTCACCAGGGCGTCGTCGCCCAGCTGGCGAGCGAACCCCTCGACCTCTGCCAGGGCTTCCAGCAATCCGCTTGCGAGGCGCGCCTGGTCTCCTCGGCCAGCCGCCACCTCTCGGGTCGCGTGGGCGAATTCTGCGAGTGTGCTCTCCATGGCATGACTGTCCAGCATGAGTGTGTTATCGGGTCAAGTGGCCAGAAAGTCAAGTTCCTTCCCAGGAATCAGCAGATCATCGCCGAAGCGCACGCGCCATCATGTTGAGTGAACTGCAAGTCTCCTTCGTCGGCAGCGGCGTCATGGCCGAGGCCATCCTGCAAGGCCTGCTCCGTCGCCAGCTCGTCGCTGCGGAGCGCATCACCTGCGCCGATCCCTTTCCGGCGCGCTGCGACGATCTTCGCGGTCGCTTCGGTGTCAACACCACGCTGTCCAACCTGGACGCGGTGTCCGCGGCTGATCTGATCCTGCTGTCCGTGAAGCCTCAGGTTCTCCTCGAGGTCATGCGCGAGCTCCGGGGGCACCTCAAGCCAGAGGCTCTTGTGGTCTCCATCGTGGCTGGCGCAACGATGGAGACCATTCGCGCCGAGCTCGCCCACGATCGCGTCGTGCGTTCGATGCCGAACACGCCGGCGCGCATCGGGCAGGGCATGACGGTGTGGACGGCCAGCAGCGCCGTCGGAGAGCCGGGGCGAGAGCAGGCTCGGCTCGTGTTCGGCGCGCTCGGCGAGGAGGTCTATGTCGACCACGAGGAATACCTCGACATGGCCACGGCGCTCTCTGGCACGGGGCCGGCCTACGTCTTTCTCGTGATGGAGGCGCTCATCGACGCGGGTGTGCATCTCGGTTTCTCCCGTCGCATCGCCCAGCAGCTCGTGCTCCAGACCATGCAAGGCTCGGTGGCGTTCGCCCGCGCGGTCGACATGCATCCGGCCGAGCTGCGCAACATGGTCACCTCGCCCGGCGGAACGTCAGCGGAAGCCATCTACCAGCTCGAGAAGGGCGGTCTGCGAACCATTCTCTCGCGGGCCGTGTTCGCCGCCTTCCAGAAGTCGAGAAGCCTGAGCCAGTCGGCCTCTCGAGCCGGGCAGCACGAGCGGGGCGATGGCGTGGGCTCGGGCGGTCAGGCCTGAACCCGTCCGGAAACCCTGGCGCCTCGGACGGGGTCACAGCAGGCGAGGCGCTGCTCGTGCCGGCGGAAGCCCTTGCGAAAGTGCGGGCGTTGCGGTAGTATACAGTTCGTCTCAGAGCAGCCCTTGATGGTTTTCCTCCGACCG
Protein-coding sequences here:
- a CDS encoding pyrroline-5-carboxylate reductase, whose translation is MLSELQVSFVGSGVMAEAILQGLLRRQLVAAERITCADPFPARCDDLRGRFGVNTTLSNLDAVSAADLILLSVKPQVLLEVMRELRGHLKPEALVVSIVAGATMETIRAELAHDRVVRSMPNTPARIGQGMTVWTASSAVGEPGREQARLVFGALGEEVYVDHEEYLDMATALSGTGPAYVFLVMEALIDAGVHLGFSRRIAQQLVLQTMQGSVAFARAVDMHPAELRNMVTSPGGTSAEAIYQLEKGGLRTILSRAVFAAFQKSRSLSQSASRAGQHERGDGVGSGGQA